In Thunnus thynnus chromosome 20, fThuThy2.1, whole genome shotgun sequence, a single window of DNA contains:
- the LOC137172590 gene encoding protein FAM13C-like has protein sequence MFCFCLQSSLLKLQALEVEGGPSLGPSPEESPPALGSKEQKSPCSPAELGGREGKTLALCHSIPADENSPPELLTVLTRPPQSPRHQPLTAIHPGQQPLTPDGPLSPSPHHSPYSPQRSSPGGEGGGEGGAGGEGALLQLLAGGPSPLPSPRCSSLSHSLRFNTDPDTAPSPPCSQQYILSRGRDRTEGSEDECPSSVSFLTRQIQTLKKKVRRFEDQFEQDMNYKPSHNDKYSNPEMVRVMNELAKARKQLKELRLRQSLFESKEPDGPENSEICRLASGQQAASEHKASLEETVESLFRRLREKRQALGLPDNMKEMTQAQMVMEKITLQKCLLYFESLHGRPGTKQEKNLVKPLYDRYQLIKRLLCASPTITTIEEEDGSDEDPMNLMTVDEHPVPPPRRVTRPTAGEEDSDRDSDPAFVSPLDEVKAVRQQPALTTANLHEASRSQLLECLRETRAEKKTRRKALREFEDEFFRQTGRICQKEDRTPMKEEYQEYKQLKAKLRLLEVLLSKQEVTKTM, from the exons ATGTTCTGCTTCTGCCTGCAGAGTTCCCTGCTGAAGCTCCAGGCgctggaggtggaggggggtcCCTCACTGGGTCCGTCCCCGGAGGAGAGCCCCCCTGCCCTGGGCAGTAAGGAACAGAAGAGCCCCTGCAGCCCGGCCGAGCtcggagggagggaggggaagacGCTGGCTCTCTGCCACAGCATCCCTGCCGATGAGAACAGCCCACCAG AGCTGCTGACAGTGTTGACCAGACCTCCACAGTCTCCCAGACACCAGCCTTTAACCGCCATCCACCCCGGCCAGCAGCCCCTGACCCCCGATGGACCGCTGTCCCCCAGCCCTCACCACTCCCCTTACTCCCCCCAGAGGAGCAGCCCCGGgggggagggtggaggagagggaggagcgGGAGGAGAGGGAGCTCTTCTCCAGCTACTGGCGGGCGGTCCCAGCCCTCTGCCCTCCCCCCGCTGCTCCAGCCTCAGCCACAGCCTGAGGTTCAACACCGACCCTGATACCGCGCCATCACCGCCATGCAGCCAGCAGTACATACT GTCTCGGGGTCGGGACAGGACGGAGGGATCAGAGGACGAGTGTCCATCCTCCGTCTCGTTCCTCACCAGACAGATTCAGACCCTGAAGAAGAAAGTCCGCAGGTTTGAGGATCAGTTCGAGCAGGACATGAACTACAAG CCGTCACACAACGATAAATACTCAAACCCAGAGATGGTCAGAGTGATGAATGAACTGGCCAAAGCTCGCAAACAGCtcaaag AGCTCAGACTCAGACAGTCGCTGTTTGAGTCGAAGGAGCCGGACGGTCCGGAGAACTCAGAGATCTGCAG GTTGGCCTCCGGCCAGCAGGCGGCATCAGAGCACAAAGCTTCGCTGGAGGAAACGGTGGAGTCTCTGTTCAGACgactgagagagaagagacaagcTCTGGGTCTGCCTGACAACATGAAG gagatGACTCAGGCTCAGATGGTGATGGAGAAGATCACTCTACAGAAATGTTTGCTCTACTTTGAGAGTCTGCATGGCCGACCG GGCACCAAACAGGAGAAGAACCTGGTGAAGCCGCTGTACGACAGATACCAGCTGATCAAACGTTTACTGTGTGCCAGCCCGACTATCACTACTAta GAAGAAGAGGACGGTTCTGATGAAGACCCGATGAACTTGATGACAGTCGACGAACATCCCGTCCCACCTCCTCGCAGAGTGACCCGGCCCACCGCCGGTGAGGAGGACAGCGACCGGGACAGCGACCCCGCCTTCGTGTCCCCGCTGGATGAGGTGAAGGCCGTCCGTCAACAGCCTGCTCTCACTACGGCCAACCTGCACGAAGCATCCAG GTCTCAGCTGCTGGAGTGTCTGCGGGAGAcaagagcagagaagaagacGCGGCGTAAAGCTCTGAGAGAGTTTGAGGATGAGTTTTTCCGTCAGACTGGAAG AATCTGCCAAAAAGAGGATCGAACTCCCATGAAGGAGGAATACCAGGAATACAAGCAGCTCAAGGCCAAACTCCGCCTGCTGGAAGTCCTCCTCAGCAAACAGGAAGTCACCAAAACCATGTGA